From one bacterium genomic stretch:
- a CDS encoding sigma-54-dependent Fis family transcriptional regulator yields the protein MPADSPPGGGSLPPRSAALERLLGRDGAAAAPAPQSPPTSPSPAGPPPAAGEWERERLLAQLRDAQARLAELEGVATAHRRLIELLESNAEVLVAGDTRQLPQRVLAIGLDLVGAERAAFFRIGKDGAMRPVYVSPEGVEFGDISRSVVRDAILEKRSVVHQGRVAREGMERQSILDLELETVVATPLRVRERILGVLYLDGSRPGRFGAADVPVLEVFSRLAAAAMLRLEELEQARAASEQLQAENRELRSALGARTRFGSILAASPAMLRVIEQLRRMCRYRSAVRIYGESGTGKELIARALHTESPWADRPFIPLNCGAIPETLLEAELFGHEKGAFTGADSERPGLFEQADGGTLFLDEVGDMPLALQVKLLRVLETGELRRLGGRGEIKVDVRLITATNVDLERRIAAGSFREDLFYRLNVLAIELPPLRERPEDIGLLAEHFLDRYAESMGLSRPRLAPAALRRLQQEPWPGNVRQLEKCIERTLALSELGPLLREADLVLDPRPAEARLRSSGEGLKELLLRVERDKINRTLEDCSGRVTTAAERLGISRQYLHRRMRDLDLRRER from the coding sequence ATGCCCGCGGATTCCCCCCCTGGTGGCGGCAGCCTCCCGCCGCGCTCGGCCGCCCTCGAGCGCTTGCTCGGCCGCGACGGCGCCGCTGCGGCGCCCGCCCCCCAGTCCCCGCCGACATCCCCCTCGCCGGCCGGCCCGCCGCCCGCGGCCGGCGAGTGGGAGCGGGAGCGGCTGCTCGCCCAGCTCCGCGATGCCCAAGCCAGGCTGGCCGAGCTCGAGGGAGTCGCCACGGCGCACCGGCGCCTCATCGAACTCCTCGAGTCGAATGCCGAGGTGCTGGTCGCGGGCGACACCCGGCAGCTGCCTCAGCGGGTCCTGGCCATCGGCCTCGATCTCGTCGGCGCGGAGCGCGCCGCCTTCTTCCGCATCGGCAAGGACGGCGCGATGCGCCCCGTGTACGTCTCGCCGGAAGGGGTGGAGTTCGGCGACATCAGCCGCTCGGTGGTGCGCGACGCCATCCTCGAGAAGCGCAGCGTCGTCCACCAGGGCCGGGTAGCTCGCGAGGGCATGGAGCGGCAGAGCATCCTCGACCTCGAGCTGGAGACCGTCGTCGCGACGCCCCTGCGCGTGCGCGAGCGGATCCTCGGCGTGCTCTATCTCGACGGCTCGCGGCCGGGTCGCTTCGGCGCGGCCGACGTGCCCGTGCTGGAGGTCTTCTCGCGCCTGGCCGCCGCGGCGATGCTGCGCCTGGAGGAACTCGAGCAGGCGCGCGCGGCCAGCGAGCAGCTCCAGGCCGAGAACCGGGAACTGCGCAGCGCCCTGGGCGCGCGGACGCGCTTCGGCAGCATCCTGGCGGCGAGCCCGGCCATGCTGCGCGTCATCGAGCAGCTCCGGCGAATGTGCCGCTACCGCAGCGCTGTCCGCATCTACGGCGAATCCGGGACGGGCAAGGAGCTGATCGCGCGGGCATTGCACACGGAAAGCCCCTGGGCCGATCGGCCCTTCATCCCGCTCAACTGCGGCGCCATCCCCGAGACCCTCCTCGAGGCGGAGCTCTTCGGCCACGAGAAGGGCGCCTTCACGGGTGCCGACAGCGAGCGGCCCGGTCTCTTCGAGCAGGCCGACGGCGGCACGCTCTTCCTGGACGAGGTGGGGGACATGCCGCTCGCGCTGCAGGTCAAACTCCTGCGCGTGCTCGAGACGGGCGAGCTACGGCGCCTGGGTGGGCGCGGCGAGATCAAGGTGGACGTGCGCCTCATCACCGCTACGAACGTGGACCTCGAGAGGCGCATCGCCGCCGGCAGCTTCCGCGAGGATCTCTTCTACCGGCTCAACGTGCTCGCCATCGAGTTGCCGCCCCTGCGCGAGCGGCCCGAGGATATCGGCCTGCTGGCCGAGCACTTCCTCGATCGCTATGCCGAGAGCATGGGCCTGTCGAGGCCGCGCCTCGCCCCCGCGGCTCTGCGCCGACTGCAGCAGGAGCCGTGGCCTGGCAACGTGCGCCAGCTCGAGAAGTGCATCGAGCGCACCTTGGCGCTCTCGGAGCTGGGGCCGCTGCTTCGCGAGGCGGACCTCGTCCTGGACCCGCGGCCGGCAGAGGCGCGCTTGCGCTCCAGCGGCGAGGGGCTGAAGGAGCTGCTCCTGCGCGTGGAGCGCGACAAGATCAACCGGACGCTCGAGGATTGCTCCGGCCGCGTCACGACGGCGGCCGAGCGGCTCGGCATCTCCCGCCAGTACCTGCACCGCCGGATGCGGGATCTGGACCTGCGGCGCGAGCGCTGA